Within Methanocellales archaeon, the genomic segment TTTGCGTGCCGTTTCCATGATGCACATCCCAGTCTACGATGAGTACTTTGTCCAGGTGATGGCAAAGTTGAGCGTGGCGAGTTGCTATGGCGATGTTATTGAAAAGGCAAAATCCGCCTCCGAGATTTGAATCTGCATGGTGGCCTGGTGGTCTAACCAGTGCAAAAGCGTTATCCAAGCATTCAATGACCCTATCTACGGCGCTCAGGACCCCCCCAGCTGCGAGCAATGCAACATCATAAGATTCTGATGAAATCCTAGTGTCGAGGTCCAGCCTATCGATGCCTTTCTGGCATCTAGACTGCAACTCCTTGATATAAGATGTGCTATGCACATATTTGACCTGATCGATCGTGGCCTTTTGTGGAGGAATATCCGTCAATTTCTCCAGCGTCCCTGTCTCCTCAAGTAGCCTCATTATGGCGATTAACCTATTTTTGCTCTCAGGATGATCGCCAGTATCGTGCTTCAGATAGTCCTCATGATATACGATTCCAGTTTTGCTCATGCAAGGGCACCCAATACTATAATATAATACAGCTTAATTTAATACATAGAGATCAATATGGAGTTTAAGACCGTTAAGATAGTATTGCCAACCAATTCCAATCTGATTCTTGGGCAAACACACTTCATCAAGAGCGTGGAAGATCTGTATGAGGCCATCGTTAGTACTGTTCCAAATGCAAAGTTTGGTATCGCGTTTTGTGAGGCATCAGGTCCTTGCTTGGTGCGATGTGAGGGCAATGATGCTGAGTTGAAAAAAGCAGCTGCCGACGATGCGCTCAAGATCGGGTGTGGTCATAGT encodes:
- a CDS encoding adenosine-specific kinase, which codes for MEFKTVKIVLPTNSNLILGQTHFIKSVEDLYEAIVSTVPNAKFGIAFCEASGPCLVRCEGNDAELKKAAADDALKIGCGHSFLIFLRDAYPINVLNTIQNVPEVCGIYCATGNPIEVLVAETDEGRGIIGVIDGSKSKGIETPKDVKERKAFLRKIGYKL